A section of the Paenibacillus odorifer genome encodes:
- a CDS encoding tetratricopeptide repeat protein — MLGLERAAVPFYEKSLALGLPSEQRVGALLGLGSTYRTLGEYEKSKGLLMQAVQEYPENKEFPAFLAMTLHNLGEHSQAMELLLKLLAETSADEGIRSYSKAISYYSDKLEQVWD; from the coding sequence GTGCTGGGTTTGGAGCGGGCGGCAGTACCCTTTTATGAGAAAAGCTTGGCGTTAGGATTACCCTCTGAGCAGAGAGTTGGCGCTCTATTGGGACTGGGCAGCACCTACCGGACACTCGGAGAATACGAGAAGTCAAAAGGTCTTCTGATGCAGGCTGTTCAGGAGTACCCGGAGAATAAGGAATTTCCGGCGTTCCTAGCCATGACCTTGCACAATCTTGGAGAGCATAGTCAAGCGATGGAGCTGCTGCTTAAGCTGTTGGCAGAAACCTCTGCGGATGAAGGGATAAGAAGTTACAGTAAGGCCATTTCTTATTATTCAGATAAGCTGGAGCAAGTCTGGGATTGA
- a CDS encoding M42 family metallopeptidase, with the protein MTIQPNEDYILSILKKLLDTPSPSGFTAQVMTLVAEEAAALNIPLSWNEKGGVILNVPGLDPSRTIGISAHVDTLGAMVRSIKANGTLRLTSVGGFAMHSIENEYCTIHTRSGKTYTGTILTSHPSVHVYPDARDFKRSEENMEVRIDELVSSKEDVLKLGISVGDFISFDARAVITPSGYIKSRHLDDKASVAALLGLLESIKREGWKPLHNLSFLISNYEEVGHGTAWIPGEINEMIAVDMGAMGDDLSCKETDVSICAKDSSGPYDYVMTGRLIELAEALAIPYAVDIYPMYGSDASAALRGGNNIRAALIGPGVHASHSMERTHKQAVVNTAKLLAAYVGTN; encoded by the coding sequence ATTACCATTCAACCTAATGAAGACTACATACTTTCCATCCTAAAAAAATTACTCGATACCCCCAGCCCAAGCGGTTTCACCGCACAGGTAATGACACTAGTTGCTGAAGAAGCAGCTGCGCTGAACATACCTTTAAGCTGGAATGAAAAAGGCGGCGTAATTCTTAACGTCCCGGGCCTAGATCCCTCTCGTACTATTGGCATCAGCGCTCACGTGGATACACTTGGTGCCATGGTCCGCTCGATTAAAGCTAATGGTACACTGCGTCTGACCTCTGTGGGTGGCTTCGCCATGCACAGCATTGAGAATGAATACTGCACGATCCATACCCGTAGCGGCAAAACTTATACAGGAACCATCTTAACCAGCCATCCATCTGTTCACGTATATCCAGACGCTCGTGACTTCAAACGATCAGAGGAGAACATGGAAGTACGTATTGATGAGCTGGTATCTTCTAAAGAAGACGTACTCAAGCTTGGCATTTCCGTCGGAGATTTCATTTCTTTCGATGCACGTGCAGTGATTACGCCTAGCGGCTACATTAAATCCCGTCATTTAGATGACAAGGCAAGCGTGGCTGCCCTTCTCGGATTGCTGGAAAGTATTAAACGTGAAGGCTGGAAACCTCTCCACAACCTTTCTTTCCTCATCTCTAACTACGAGGAAGTGGGACATGGTACAGCTTGGATTCCTGGTGAAATCAATGAAATGATTGCTGTCGATATGGGTGCCATGGGTGATGATCTCAGCTGTAAAGAAACCGATGTATCCATCTGTGCTAAAGACTCTTCCGGCCCTTACGATTATGTTATGACAGGTCGTTTGATTGAACTGGCAGAAGCACTAGCAATTCCTTATGCCGTTGATATTTATCCTATGTACGGCTCCGATGCTTCCGCAGCGCTCAGAGGCGGAAACAATATCCGTGCAGCATTGATTGGCCCAGGTGTACATGCCTCTCACTCCATGGAACGTACGCATAAGCAAGCTGTAGTGAACACTGCTAAGCTTCTCGCTGCTTATGTGGGGACAAACTGA
- a CDS encoding LapA family protein: MRIQWSLIAGLIFALLTAIFAVINVDPVQVNFGFDVVNIPLILVILGCALIGGIIVGSYGIFRQYKLQKQIKSLTAELTKLRDADTSLDSFNTDNDGLTGGLN, encoded by the coding sequence ATGAGAATTCAATGGTCACTAATTGCGGGTCTAATCTTCGCGCTGCTAACCGCCATATTCGCAGTCATCAACGTTGATCCCGTTCAAGTCAATTTCGGTTTTGATGTGGTTAATATACCACTTATACTCGTTATTCTTGGCTGCGCGTTAATTGGCGGAATCATCGTGGGCTCTTACGGCATTTTTCGTCAATACAAACTACAAAAGCAAATTAAAAGCTTAACTGCTGAGCTTACCAAGCTTCGTGATGCCGACACTTCACTGGATTCTTTTAACACAGACAATGATGGCTTAACAGGAGGGCTTAACTAA
- the pepF gene encoding oligoendopeptidase F gives MEQLLKRSEVPAENRWKLEDIFASQKDWDAEYAEAKSLIKKAADFQGKLDSAEAVKQCFELDDKLSVSTERLFVYAHMRQDEDTANPEYQALSSKAKKLGIEAGEAFSFVTPEILALPIEKLDQFIADPELSAYTFTLKEMKREKAHVLSKAEEALLAQVGNLAQAPQNIFSMLNNADLKFPKIKDEDGKEVELTHGNYIKFLESSDREVRRNAFKAVYDTYRKQKNTIAATLSANVNKNVFFSHVRKYPSVMEMSLYGDNIPKEVYTNLIDTIHESLPLMHRYMKLRQKLLGVDELHMYDLFAPLVDEYKLDITYEEAKKITKEGLKPLGEDYLNVLQKGYDNGWIDVYENENKRSGAYSWGPYGTHPYVLLNHNDNLNSMFTLAHEMGHALHSYFSDNALNYRDAQYTIFLAEVASTTNEALLMDYLLKKSTDPKEKMYLLTYYADQFRTTIFRQTMFAEFEKIIHQRVEEGDSLTPQDLSSIYYDLNVKYYGKEMVVDQDIEMEWARIPHFYNSFYVYKYATGFSAATSFAKQILEEGKPAVDRYLGFLKSGGSDYSINILSKAGVDMSSPEPIREAMSVFESVIAQMEQLTK, from the coding sequence ATGGAACAATTATTGAAGAGAAGTGAAGTACCTGCTGAGAATCGTTGGAAGCTTGAAGATATATTTGCCTCTCAGAAGGATTGGGATGCAGAATATGCTGAAGCTAAATCACTGATCAAAAAAGCTGCTGATTTCCAAGGTAAACTTGATTCCGCAGAAGCTGTGAAACAATGTTTTGAGCTGGATGACAAGCTGTCCGTCTCCACTGAGCGACTCTTTGTCTATGCTCATATGCGTCAGGATGAAGACACTGCTAATCCTGAATATCAAGCTTTGTCCTCCAAAGCGAAGAAGCTTGGGATCGAAGCAGGCGAAGCCTTTTCTTTTGTAACCCCAGAAATCTTGGCACTGCCTATTGAGAAGCTGGATCAATTTATTGCTGATCCTGAACTGTCCGCTTACACCTTCACTTTAAAAGAGATGAAACGTGAGAAAGCGCATGTATTGTCCAAGGCTGAGGAAGCTCTGCTTGCCCAAGTTGGAAACCTAGCACAAGCGCCTCAGAACATTTTTAGTATGCTGAACAACGCAGATCTGAAATTCCCTAAGATTAAAGATGAAGATGGCAAAGAGGTCGAGCTGACTCACGGCAACTATATCAAGTTCTTGGAAAGCTCCGATCGCGAGGTTCGCCGAAATGCTTTTAAAGCAGTCTATGACACCTATCGTAAGCAAAAAAACACCATCGCAGCAACGCTTAGCGCCAATGTGAACAAAAACGTCTTTTTCTCACACGTCCGCAAGTATCCATCTGTAATGGAAATGTCTCTTTACGGTGATAACATTCCAAAAGAGGTATATACCAACCTGATCGATACGATTCATGAGAGTCTTCCTTTAATGCACCGTTACATGAAGTTGCGTCAAAAGCTGCTTGGTGTGGATGAGTTACATATGTATGACCTATTTGCACCACTAGTAGATGAATATAAGCTAGATATCACGTACGAAGAAGCGAAGAAAATTACCAAAGAAGGCCTCAAACCGCTGGGTGAAGATTATCTGAATGTGCTGCAAAAAGGCTACGACAATGGCTGGATTGATGTCTATGAGAACGAGAATAAACGCTCTGGAGCTTACAGCTGGGGCCCTTATGGCACACACCCATACGTCCTGCTGAACCATAACGATAATCTGAACAGTATGTTTACTCTGGCACATGAGATGGGTCATGCTCTACACTCTTATTTTTCAGACAACGCTCTGAACTATCGGGATGCACAGTATACCATTTTCCTTGCAGAGGTTGCCTCGACTACCAATGAAGCTTTGCTTATGGATTATCTACTCAAAAAGTCTACAGATCCTAAGGAAAAAATGTATCTGCTCACCTACTATGCCGATCAGTTCCGGACAACGATTTTCCGGCAAACGATGTTCGCAGAATTCGAAAAGATCATTCATCAGCGTGTTGAAGAGGGCGATTCGCTTACCCCACAAGATCTTTCGAGTATCTACTACGACCTGAATGTCAAATACTACGGCAAAGAAATGGTTGTAGATCAGGATATCGAGATGGAATGGGCACGAATTCCGCATTTCTATAACAGCTTCTATGTTTACAAATATGCAACAGGCTTCTCGGCAGCGACTAGCTTTGCCAAACAAATCCTTGAAGAAGGTAAACCGGCGGTAGATCGTTACCTCGGCTTCCTGAAGAGCGGTGGCAGTGATTACTCCATCAATATTTTGTCAAAAGCAGGCGTTGACATGTCGTCTCCTGAGCCGATTCGCGAAGCGATGAGTGTGTTCGAAAGTGTTATCGCGCAAATGGAACAGTTGACCAAATAA
- a CDS encoding cold shock domain-containing protein encodes MKGTVKWFNAEKGYGFLQVEGGEDVFVHFSAIQGEGFKTLDEGQEVEFDITDGSRGPQAENVVKL; translated from the coding sequence TTGAAAGGTACAGTAAAATGGTTTAACGCAGAAAAAGGTTATGGTTTTCTTCAAGTAGAAGGCGGCGAAGATGTATTCGTACACTTCTCAGCAATTCAAGGTGAAGGATTCAAGACTTTGGACGAAGGTCAAGAAGTAGAATTCGACATCACTGATGGTAGTCGTGGACCGCAAGCTGAAAACGTAGTAAAATTATAA
- a CDS encoding MFS transporter, which translates to MFSKRTGSLYSDQNWLRSFLFTIYGTSVLVVSYFPLFYTHLGFSSSQIGYLYSLGPLISILSNLFWSMISDKLGTIRKIMFILLAGQLVTGLLLARATEFSSVMLILSFFYFFYYPVFPLADTMAIKVAERHGRNFITIRVFGSLGYSFFALTVGYALRALGSTWSLTLCIIIIIAALLITLGLKDVKKPAVIETTNQDKDTAEADNSKNGLKDILLQKEVLWFFGCVFVLALGHRMNEAFLTISLKQLGAGEEIIGWALLASALSEIPVLFILSRYGDKFKELPLLALGSLMYALRFLLMSLADHPGSMIAIQAMHSISFGVFYVTSVRYITRIIPDRLRATGLAIFTVVWSSASGLLSGTFGGIIYQEAGRYIFYIVATGFSLLAFAGFLGQHLLKSNLDPINYFRKKNKKASL; encoded by the coding sequence ATGTTTTCAAAACGGACCGGCAGCCTTTACAGCGATCAAAACTGGCTGCGTTCCTTTCTCTTTACCATATATGGTACCAGCGTCCTTGTAGTATCCTACTTTCCTTTATTCTACACACATTTAGGGTTTAGCAGTTCTCAGATAGGCTACTTGTATTCCCTCGGCCCCCTTATCTCCATCCTATCCAATCTATTCTGGAGTATGATAAGCGATAAGTTAGGCACCATTCGAAAGATCATGTTCATATTACTTGCGGGTCAATTAGTAACTGGTCTTCTATTAGCCAGAGCGACGGAATTTTCATCTGTCATGCTTATTTTGTCCTTCTTCTACTTCTTCTATTACCCAGTTTTTCCGCTTGCCGATACAATGGCTATCAAAGTTGCCGAAAGACACGGACGGAACTTCATTACCATTCGCGTTTTTGGCTCCTTAGGCTATTCTTTCTTTGCTCTAACCGTTGGCTATGCATTAAGAGCATTGGGCTCTACTTGGAGCTTGACCCTATGTATCATCATCATTATTGCTGCACTTTTAATTACCCTAGGACTTAAGGATGTTAAAAAACCTGCTGTTATAGAAACAACGAATCAAGATAAGGACACAGCTGAAGCTGATAATAGCAAAAATGGACTTAAAGATATATTGTTGCAAAAAGAGGTGCTGTGGTTCTTCGGCTGTGTGTTTGTACTCGCGTTAGGCCATAGAATGAACGAAGCCTTTCTGACGATCAGTCTAAAACAACTAGGCGCTGGTGAGGAAATCATTGGCTGGGCACTGCTCGCGTCAGCTCTTAGTGAGATCCCTGTATTATTTATCCTCAGCAGATACGGCGACAAATTCAAAGAATTGCCCTTGCTGGCCTTGGGGAGTCTGATGTATGCTCTGCGTTTTCTTTTGATGTCCCTAGCGGATCATCCGGGCTCAATGATTGCCATTCAAGCCATGCACAGTATATCATTTGGTGTTTTTTATGTAACATCTGTCCGTTATATCACCCGGATTATTCCGGATCGCCTTCGGGCAACAGGTCTTGCCATTTTCACCGTCGTTTGGTCAAGTGCGTCTGGGCTGCTTAGCGGTACCTTTGGCGGCATTATTTATCAAGAGGCGGGGCGTTATATTTTTTATATAGTGGCTACGGGTTTCAGCTTACTCGCTTTTGCAGGGTTTCTGGGACAGCATTTATTGAAATCCAACCTGGATCCGATCAATTATTTCAGAAAAAAGAACAAAAAAGCCTCCCTATAA